In Acidisarcina polymorpha, the DNA window TTAGAGAGAAGTCCAAGACAGACTTTTGCGGCGATGATCGCCATCGCATACCGGTCATCGGCGCTGGCGGCGGCGGCGCGCCAATGCGGCTTGAGCAGCGCCCACTCGCGCAGCCGTCGATAGCGATTGCCGTAGATCGTCAGCGGAACTCCTAGTTCAACCAGGCGAGCAAGGAAGGGTCCTCGCTCCGGGAAAGCGGTTCCGACAAAAAGGACCTCGGACCGCCATTCCCGGTACTGAAGCTCGGTCAGTTGGCGGGGAGCATGTGCAACTTCGTCGGCGGACATGTAGACGCGCATCACTCTTTTCGCGCCGCGTTGTTTGGCTTCACCGACATTGGCAGGACGTACGACCACGAGCAGATCGTAAAGAGGCAGCGCTTTGAAGAATTCACGCCAGAGCATGACGTCGCGCCCACCGAAGGGATCGTCGATGTTGTAGCAAAGGACAAATGGGATGCGAGCTTTCAAGTCGCGAACCAGTCCCGCACTGACTAGTTCCCCATGGTCGATCCAGGCGAGGTCGAAGGTGGCGTCGCCGATTGCCCGGATCGCGCGGCGTCGAATAACCTCTACCATGCCGAAGCCGCCGGTGAGCCATCTCCACCGGATAGTTACCCAGTTTGCAGGAATGATGTTGTGCGCATCGATAAGTGTCACTTGATGGCCGAGCCGCCGGAGGGCTGCCATCCGATGCCCGGAGGTCCCATGCGGACGGCCGAAGTAGAGGATCCTCATGAGGAAACCTCATTCCCGGGTACCGGGGCCGCTCGCAAAGATTTCGTGACGTTCCGGGTCTTCATCATTGCTTGCAAGGCCTGACGCAAACCTGTGATGTCTTGTTCGAAACTGTAGTTCTGAATGAAACGAAGACTCTCCCGGCCCATACTCGTCAAGCCTTCTCCCGCCTCCAGGGCACGGCTTAATACCGTTGCAAGCGCGTCTACATTGAGCGCTTCGAAGACGTAGCCATTCAGACCGTCGCAGACCAGATCGGGTTGGCAGCCGACTTGATCGGAGACGATAACCGCGCGACCTGCGTTCATCACTTCGTTGATCACAAGACCCCAGGGCTCGTGGATCGACGGCAGCACGAAGACATCGCAGAGATCGTAAAAGCGCGGTAGTTCCCCTTGATTCCGGAAGCCGAGCATGCGGATGTCACGATTGCCGGCAACACGCTGTTCTATCTCCGCGCGCTGCTCTCCGTCTCCGATGATGACTAAGTACGGAGGTCGAGAGAAGGAGGCGGAATTTGTCACCCGCAGGAAGGCTTCCACCAGATCGATACAGCGTTTCCGCTCCTGCAGTTTGGAGGCAAAGAGAACAACAGGGCGGCCGGATTCGAGTCCCAGTTCCGAGCGTAGTTGCTCTCGATGAAGGGAGGCCTTTTGTGCTTGGCAGCGAAAGAACTCGTTGTCGACCGCGTACGGCATATCAAAAATCGGTAGGTCTTTTCCGGCGTAATGCTCCCAATATTTCCGATTCAACTTGCCGATCGCTAGAACTCCCCAGATCATGCGGGCGAGCACCTGCAGGA includes these proteins:
- a CDS encoding CgeB family protein, which codes for MRILYFGRPHGTSGHRMAALRRLGHQVTLIDAHNIIPANWVTIRWRWLTGGFGMVEVIRRRAIRAIGDATFDLAWIDHGELVSAGLVRDLKARIPFVLCYNIDDPFGGRDVMLWREFFKALPLYDLLVVVRPANVGEAKQRGAKRVMRVYMSADEVAHAPRQLTELQYREWRSEVLFVGTAFPERGPFLARLVELGVPLTIYGNRYRRLREWALLKPHWRAAAASADDRYAMAIIAAKVCLGLLSKGNRDLHTTRSMEIPSLGSLLCAQQTSEHSALYREDEEAVFWSSPEECAEKCFALLADESRRQAIAAAGHQRYLQNPWQNMLVVQAILDEAAQASAATSNQLLSTFVPTDGERAG
- a CDS encoding glycosyltransferase family 4 protein: MDDGRKIRLAYFVSHPIQYQAPLLRHIAAQPDIDLTVFFTADFSVRGYVDEGFLVNVEWDIPLLGGYRHEFLPKRLFKNAHPDHQISSGIARRLKHGGFDAAWIHGYHTFDAIQALVACRQVGVPVLIRAESHLQDRPRSAMRSRIKSTFLQVLARMIWGVLAIGKLNRKYWEHYAGKDLPIFDMPYAVDNEFFRCQAQKASLHREQLRSELGLESGRPVVLFASKLQERKRCIDLVEAFLRVTNSASFSRPPYLVIIGDGEQRAEIEQRVAGNRDIRMLGFRNQGELPRFYDLCDVFVLPSIHEPWGLVINEVMNAGRAVIVSDQVGCQPDLVCDGLNGYVFEALNVDALATVLSRALEAGEGLTSMGRESLRFIQNYSFEQDITGLRQALQAMMKTRNVTKSLRAAPVPGNEVSS